A genomic region of Caulobacter sp. NIBR2454 contains the following coding sequences:
- a CDS encoding class I SAM-dependent methyltransferase has product MFGRAGPKGADAADELAALRGRIEALEQRDKAATDLLLPGLWTTLARLYEGETGQGSLTCLACAQTASPASFGVREDRCVFGGGLLKRFECPACGCVFGPQWYLDTPSEVIDADYRQLYLNYREADSTDDEIRAFHLLDPKPEGVYLNWGSGAWSRSVQTLREHGWEVWGYEPHAQTDSPFIVRDRAEISARFDGIFSNNVIEHFFDPAAQFADFHDVLKPGGRMVHASPCYAWAYAYTRFHVFFPMGDAPARLAARTGYALDGRVEDGDFRACLFRAI; this is encoded by the coding sequence ATGTTTGGCCGCGCTGGTCCCAAGGGAGCAGACGCAGCCGACGAACTCGCGGCGCTACGCGGCCGCATCGAAGCCTTGGAGCAGCGCGACAAGGCGGCGACGGATTTGCTTTTGCCCGGTCTATGGACGACGCTGGCGCGACTCTACGAGGGTGAGACTGGACAGGGGTCTCTCACCTGCCTGGCCTGCGCGCAGACCGCTTCTCCGGCCAGCTTTGGGGTGCGCGAAGATAGGTGTGTGTTTGGCGGCGGTCTTCTGAAGCGGTTCGAGTGTCCAGCCTGCGGCTGTGTCTTCGGACCGCAATGGTACCTCGACACGCCGTCCGAGGTCATCGACGCGGACTATCGCCAGCTCTACTTGAACTACCGCGAGGCCGACTCCACCGACGACGAGATCCGCGCGTTTCACCTGCTCGACCCCAAGCCGGAGGGCGTCTATCTGAACTGGGGCAGCGGCGCCTGGAGCCGTTCGGTGCAGACCCTGCGCGAACACGGCTGGGAGGTCTGGGGCTACGAGCCGCACGCGCAGACCGACAGTCCTTTCATCGTCCGCGACCGGGCGGAGATCAGCGCCCGCTTCGACGGGATATTTTCCAATAACGTCATCGAGCACTTCTTCGACCCCGCGGCCCAGTTCGCCGACTTCCATGACGTGCTGAAGCCGGGCGGCAGGATGGTCCACGCCTCGCCTTGCTACGCCTGGGCCTACGCCTATACGCGCTTTCACGTGTTCTTCCCGATGGGCGATGCGCCGGCGCGCCTGGCGGCGCGAACGGGCTATGCGCTGGACGGCCGGGTTGAAGACGGAGACTTTCGCGCCTGCCTGTTCCGGGCCATCTAG
- a CDS encoding M10 family metallopeptidase C-terminal domain-containing protein, with translation MSTSTPGGEGRLRATVGTEGDDRIIVETGTIAVGNGGKDVFVLTSAGASGGSERLGAITDYVAGDDVLDLTQLGAKASILGEGRMIDGSTRLSIDYDGDGREDGYLYVGGAGFIPADDNFQSPMPIIDGEFHILPFPMPGDGEVIGGPVNDGEFHILPFPMPGDGVVEDGEMHILPFPMPGDGPFPVTVGEGEFHILPINLQTVQLGHVVIVGQTLTLNDFATLMAA, from the coding sequence ATGTCGACATCCACGCCGGGCGGTGAAGGCCGTCTCCGCGCCACCGTCGGGACCGAAGGCGATGATCGCATCATCGTCGAGACTGGAACCATCGCCGTGGGCAATGGCGGCAAGGACGTGTTCGTCCTGACCTCGGCCGGCGCGAGCGGCGGGTCCGAGCGCCTGGGCGCGATCACCGACTATGTGGCTGGCGACGATGTCCTGGATCTGACCCAGCTGGGCGCCAAGGCTTCGATTCTGGGCGAGGGTAGGATGATCGACGGCTCGACCCGTCTGTCGATCGACTACGACGGCGACGGCCGCGAAGACGGCTATCTCTATGTCGGCGGCGCCGGCTTCATTCCGGCCGACGACAATTTCCAGTCGCCCATGCCGATCATCGACGGCGAGTTCCACATCTTGCCCTTCCCAATGCCGGGCGACGGCGAGGTGATCGGCGGGCCGGTCAATGACGGCGAGTTCCACATTCTCCCGTTCCCGATGCCTGGCGATGGCGTCGTCGAAGATGGTGAGATGCACATCCTGCCCTTCCCGATGCCCGGCGACGGTCCGTTCCCGGTGACGGTGGGCGAAGGCGAGTTCCACATCCTGCCGATCAACCTTCAGACGGTGCAACTCGGCCACGTCGTGATCGTCGGCCAGACCCTGACCCTGAACGACTTTGCTACCTTGATGGCGGCCTAA
- the rfaE1 gene encoding D-glycero-beta-D-manno-heptose-7-phosphate kinase — protein sequence MQEIEQVERLTSGRVVVVGDLMLDHYVFGQVDRISAEAPVPVLHVGGERWTLGGAANVAANIMALGGQADLIGIVGDDADGARLEGLLDTPHGAVAAHLVTVPGRPTSLKTRYLSGQQQMIRVDRESAEAAGKKQEDALIGAVAGALPHGGVLVLSDYGKGVLGDRVLAALFELARDRSATTIVDPKRRDLSAYRGADFITPNRKELSLSVGLPCETDKEAAAAAQAAFDVSAAAVLLTRSEKGMSLFRDGAKPVHLATMAKSVFDVSGAGDTVVAAVALGLASGLTAEAAMRLANAAAGVVVAKQGTAVATPRELIDELRGPAQRAEGATGLLPLKGLCDLRADWSRQGLTVGFTNGCFDLVHPGHVSLLRQAAEQCDRLIVALNSDASVSRLKGPTRPIQALEARARVIAAIKGVDAVVAFEDDTPLALIEALQPDVLVKGADYTEDKVVGGDVVKANGGRVYLANLVDGQSTTAIAARAAS from the coding sequence ATGCAGGAGATCGAACAGGTTGAGCGGTTGACCAGCGGCCGGGTGGTCGTGGTCGGCGATCTGATGCTCGATCACTATGTGTTCGGTCAGGTCGACCGTATTTCCGCTGAGGCGCCGGTGCCGGTGCTGCACGTGGGTGGCGAGCGCTGGACCCTGGGCGGCGCGGCGAACGTCGCCGCCAACATCATGGCGCTCGGCGGCCAGGCGGACCTGATCGGCATTGTTGGCGACGACGCCGATGGCGCGCGCCTCGAAGGTCTTCTCGACACGCCACATGGCGCCGTGGCCGCGCATCTCGTGACCGTCCCCGGTCGCCCGACCTCGCTGAAGACCCGCTATCTGTCTGGCCAGCAGCAGATGATCCGGGTCGATCGCGAAAGCGCCGAAGCCGCCGGCAAGAAGCAGGAAGACGCCCTGATCGGCGCCGTGGCCGGCGCCCTGCCGCATGGCGGGGTTCTGGTTCTGTCCGACTATGGCAAGGGCGTGCTGGGGGATCGCGTGCTGGCGGCCCTGTTTGAACTGGCTCGCGATCGATCGGCCACAACCATCGTCGATCCCAAGCGCCGCGATCTTTCGGCCTATCGAGGCGCCGATTTCATCACGCCCAATCGCAAGGAACTGAGCCTTTCCGTCGGCCTGCCCTGTGAAACGGACAAGGAAGCCGCCGCCGCCGCCCAGGCCGCCTTCGATGTCAGCGCCGCCGCGGTGCTGCTCACCCGCTCGGAAAAGGGCATGTCCCTGTTCCGGGACGGCGCCAAGCCGGTGCATCTGGCGACCATGGCCAAGTCGGTGTTCGACGTTTCTGGCGCGGGCGACACGGTGGTCGCCGCCGTGGCGCTTGGCCTGGCGTCGGGGCTCACCGCCGAGGCGGCCATGCGGTTGGCCAACGCCGCCGCCGGCGTGGTGGTGGCCAAGCAGGGCACGGCCGTAGCGACGCCGCGCGAACTGATCGACGAACTGCGAGGACCGGCCCAGCGCGCCGAGGGCGCCACGGGCCTGCTGCCGCTCAAGGGCCTTTGCGACCTGCGGGCCGACTGGTCACGCCAGGGGCTGACGGTCGGATTCACCAACGGCTGCTTCGACCTGGTCCACCCGGGGCATGTGTCATTGTTGCGCCAGGCGGCCGAGCAATGCGATCGTCTGATCGTGGCCTTGAATTCAGATGCTTCCGTTTCGCGGCTCAAGGGGCCGACCCGTCCGATCCAGGCGCTGGAGGCCCGCGCCCGCGTCATCGCCGCGATCAAGGGCGTCGATGCGGTGGTCGCCTTCGAGGACGACACGCCCCTGGCCCTGATCGAGGCGCTGCAGCCCGACGTCCTGGTCAAGGGCGCCGACTACACCGAGGACAAGGTGGTCGGCGGCGACGTGGTCAAGGCCAATGGTGGGCGGGTCTATCTCGCCAACCTTGTGGACGGCCAATCGACCACGGCCATAGCCGCCAGGGCGGCCAGCTGA
- a CDS encoding FkbM family methyltransferase: MRPARLDLSIRNAMERHEAPPAVGPRREGPQHAEPETPAGGRNPLRRLIGKAFGPVAHYARRYLNASVEHHLRHVDGRISELSEQMERLERSMQASMLTVHRGLDSAQATRQTALVQHMDARIEGLAGLFGPRFDEIELKTRPLIDYDVDTIAVRLGDGYVMAPRDQPLFTLMLADATTGGLEPGTRRALKKLIAPGMNVADVGANVGLLTLVCARATGHTGKVWAFEPELGPRTLASKMAAANGLAWVDLRDTAVGREAGTLTFNVSPIIGHSSLYALPGDEQKAAKKVKVKVVTLDQAIGPKTRLDVVKIDVEGAELDVLAGMDGLLKANKDLAIIAEYGPSHLERVGITPAAWFKAFTSKGYAAYAIAEPTGAVYPCDPKGLKDVESVNIAFVKPGGAAAKRLGAA, encoded by the coding sequence TTGAGGCCCGCCCGACTCGATCTCTCGATCCGCAACGCCATGGAGCGCCATGAGGCCCCGCCCGCCGTTGGCCCTCGCCGCGAGGGGCCGCAGCACGCCGAACCGGAAACGCCCGCAGGCGGTCGCAACCCTCTGCGCCGCCTGATCGGAAAGGCGTTTGGTCCCGTCGCCCACTACGCCCGCCGCTATCTGAACGCCTCGGTCGAGCATCACCTGCGGCACGTGGACGGCCGCATCAGCGAGCTGTCGGAACAGATGGAGCGGCTGGAGCGATCCATGCAGGCCTCCATGCTGACTGTTCATCGCGGCCTCGATTCGGCCCAGGCGACCCGCCAGACCGCCCTTGTTCAGCACATGGACGCCCGCATCGAAGGGCTGGCCGGCCTGTTCGGCCCCCGATTCGACGAGATCGAGCTGAAGACCCGGCCGCTGATCGACTATGACGTCGACACCATCGCCGTGCGCCTGGGCGACGGCTACGTCATGGCGCCCCGCGACCAGCCGCTGTTCACCCTCATGCTGGCCGACGCCACCACCGGCGGGCTGGAGCCCGGCACCCGGCGGGCTTTGAAGAAGCTGATCGCGCCCGGCATGAACGTCGCCGACGTCGGCGCCAATGTGGGCCTGCTGACCCTGGTCTGCGCCCGGGCGACCGGCCACACCGGCAAGGTCTGGGCGTTCGAGCCTGAGCTGGGTCCCCGCACCCTCGCCTCCAAGATGGCGGCGGCCAACGGCCTGGCCTGGGTGGATCTGCGCGACACCGCCGTGGGCCGCGAGGCCGGGACCCTGACCTTCAATGTCAGCCCGATCATTGGCCACTCCTCCCTCTACGCCCTGCCCGGCGACGAGCAAAAGGCGGCCAAGAAGGTGAAGGTCAAGGTCGTCACCCTCGATCAGGCCATCGGCCCGAAGACCCGGCTCGATGTCGTGAAGATCGACGTGGAGGGCGCCGAGCTCGACGTGCTGGCCGGCATGGACGGCCTGCTGAAGGCCAACAAGGATCTGGCGATCATCGCCGAATATGGGCCGAGCCATCTGGAGCGGGTCGGCATCACACCCGCCGCCTGGTTCAAGGCCTTCACCTCCAAGGGCTACGCCGCCTACGCCATCGCCGAGCCCACCGGCGCGGTCTATCCCTGCGATCCCAAGGGATTGAAGGACGTGGAGTCGGTGAACATCGCCTTCGTCAAACCGGGCGGGGCCGCCGCCAAGCGGTTGGGCGCGGCGTGA
- a CDS encoding glycosyltransferase, translating to MTQSTLGDLRHPALKALRSLWRAAPLPPAARGVAGRTVAAVIGARHRRSRLEGLGVDLKRGPIVVSGFHNEALGIGRGGRLTAQALEDAGYQVIRHDARAAIQTPGFANVALPGEGGVWLQHCNAPEAIALFDRVRREDLFGRYRIGYWAWELPTAPKDWLRTARFFDEIWTPSQFTADSLAGCGVPVRAMPHPLPDVTADPDPARFEFLPGRINFLAMADLRSSAARKNPLGAVEAFLRAFPEPQAKAALTLKLVQSQTDAAAMRALGARISGRPDIRLLVEEYDADDVLRLLASADVVLSLHRAEGFGLVPAEALSLGRAALATGWSGNMEFMADLPEALVPYSLIKAQDSSGRYRRQMWADPDLDAAAAQIRLLTEDAALRAHIGRKGREAVATLRRAWSRDALKVLPIDGCAARTRD from the coding sequence ATGACGCAATCTACGCTTGGCGATCTTCGCCACCCCGCGCTCAAGGCGCTTCGTTCGCTGTGGCGGGCCGCACCCTTGCCGCCAGCCGCGCGTGGCGTGGCCGGGCGCACCGTGGCGGCGGTGATCGGCGCGCGGCATCGACGCTCGCGCCTTGAGGGCCTGGGCGTCGATCTGAAGCGCGGACCGATCGTGGTGTCGGGGTTCCACAACGAGGCGCTGGGCATTGGACGCGGCGGCCGTCTGACTGCGCAGGCTTTGGAGGACGCCGGCTATCAGGTGATCCGCCACGACGCCCGAGCGGCGATCCAGACCCCGGGGTTCGCCAATGTCGCCTTGCCGGGTGAAGGCGGGGTCTGGCTGCAGCATTGCAACGCGCCGGAAGCCATCGCCCTGTTCGACCGCGTGCGCCGCGAGGACCTCTTCGGCCGCTATCGTATCGGATACTGGGCCTGGGAGTTGCCGACGGCGCCCAAGGACTGGCTGCGGACGGCGCGTTTTTTCGACGAGATATGGACGCCGTCGCAGTTCACCGCCGACAGCTTGGCCGGCTGCGGCGTGCCGGTGCGGGCCATGCCTCATCCACTGCCGGACGTGACGGCCGATCCGGATCCCGCGCGGTTCGAATTCCTACCGGGGCGGATCAACTTCCTGGCCATGGCCGACCTGCGTTCCAGCGCGGCCCGCAAGAACCCGCTCGGCGCGGTGGAAGCCTTTCTGCGCGCCTTCCCGGAGCCACAGGCCAAGGCGGCGCTGACGCTCAAGCTGGTCCAGTCCCAGACTGACGCCGCGGCTATGCGCGCCCTGGGCGCAAGGATCTCGGGGCGTCCGGACATTCGACTGCTGGTCGAGGAATATGACGCTGACGACGTCCTGCGTCTCTTGGCCTCGGCTGACGTGGTCCTGTCGCTGCACCGGGCTGAAGGGTTCGGTCTGGTTCCGGCCGAGGCCCTGTCGCTGGGCCGGGCGGCCCTCGCCACCGGGTGGTCGGGAAACATGGAGTTCATGGCCGATCTGCCGGAGGCGCTTGTCCCCTACAGCCTCATCAAGGCGCAGGATTCCAGCGGTCGCTATCGTCGCCAAATGTGGGCTGATCCCGACCTGGACGCCGCCGCCGCCCAAATCCGTCTTCTGACAGAGGATGCAGCTCTGCGCGCGCATATCGGACGGAAGGGACGGGAGGCTGTGGCGACCTTGCGGCGCGCCTGGTCCCGAGATGCGCTGAAGGTGCTGCCGATCGATGGCTGCGCCGCACGAACCCGCGACTGA
- a CDS encoding glycosyltransferase family 4 protein, protein MKLAIVTPFVQRSAIGRVNAAVADQLAARGHEVQIIRSESIDDPDAPLHPTTLPCRHWSKVDLPVLARQVDLAIVNVGDNYLFHGGIFPVLEHLPSLGVFHDFYIYNLFSGWLYDQKLDWKVHDGEIEAVYGPEALDTARAARSGELDMGQIAQVIPMTEWVARRCMGALSHADFYRPRLEAVCPGPVGMIPLCGPARPGGPAPARKCRELVVVTLGVMNANKCAAEVIQAIAASETLKAAVRYRLVGAILESERERLTALAAELGFTGLSIEGAVDDDAFESAMADADIITCLRRPVLEGASGSVIDGMLSGRPTIVCDAGFYGELPDDLVCKIEPQVDPAQLTAALERLAADPAGRRKMGEEARAYALDALGPERYAEGLEAAAQATIDALPLLAVGGRMGWRLSQLGLDRDHPSISDLSSKLALLFAAAR, encoded by the coding sequence GTGAAGCTCGCCATCGTCACCCCCTTCGTGCAGCGCTCGGCCATCGGCCGGGTGAACGCCGCCGTCGCCGACCAGCTGGCCGCCCGCGGCCACGAGGTGCAGATCATCCGCAGCGAAAGCATCGATGATCCCGACGCGCCTTTGCATCCCACGACCCTGCCCTGCCGGCACTGGAGCAAGGTGGACCTGCCCGTTCTGGCGCGGCAGGTGGATCTGGCCATCGTCAATGTGGGCGACAACTACCTGTTCCATGGTGGGATATTCCCGGTGCTGGAGCACCTGCCGTCGCTGGGCGTGTTCCACGACTTCTACATCTACAACCTGTTCTCGGGCTGGCTGTACGATCAGAAGCTGGACTGGAAGGTACACGACGGAGAGATCGAGGCCGTGTATGGCCCTGAGGCCCTGGACACCGCACGCGCCGCGCGCTCTGGGGAACTGGACATGGGCCAAATCGCCCAGGTGATCCCGATGACCGAATGGGTCGCCCGGCGATGCATGGGGGCCCTGTCCCATGCCGACTTCTATCGCCCCCGGCTGGAAGCCGTCTGTCCCGGCCCGGTCGGGATGATCCCCCTGTGCGGCCCCGCTCGTCCCGGCGGCCCGGCGCCCGCCCGCAAGTGCAGGGAGCTGGTGGTCGTCACCCTGGGCGTGATGAATGCCAACAAGTGCGCCGCCGAGGTGATCCAGGCGATCGCCGCCTCCGAGACCTTGAAGGCCGCCGTCCGCTATCGCCTGGTGGGCGCGATCCTTGAGTCAGAGCGCGAGCGGCTGACCGCGCTGGCTGCAGAACTCGGCTTTACCGGCCTGTCGATCGAAGGCGCGGTGGATGACGACGCCTTCGAGTCGGCCATGGCCGACGCCGACATCATCACCTGCCTGCGCCGTCCGGTGCTGGAAGGCGCCTCGGGCTCGGTGATCGACGGCATGCTGTCGGGCCGCCCGACCATCGTCTGCGACGCCGGCTTCTACGGCGAACTGCCCGATGATCTGGTCTGCAAGATTGAGCCGCAGGTCGATCCCGCGCAACTGACCGCCGCGCTCGAACGCCTCGCCGCCGATCCGGCGGGCCGACGCAAGATGGGCGAAGAGGCGCGAGCCTACGCGCTCGACGCTCTGGGACCAGAGCGTTACGCCGAAGGCCTGGAGGCCGCGGCTCAAGCCACCATCGACGCCCTGCCGCTGCTCGCCGTGGGCGGACGCATGGGCTGGCGGCTTTCTCAACTGGGCCTGGATAGGGATCACCCGAGCATCAGCGATCTTTCGAGCAAGCTGGCCCTACTGTTCGCGGCGGCGCGCTAG